In a single window of the Candidatus Celerinatantimonas neptuna genome:
- the tolQ_3 gene encoding Tol-Pal system protein TolQ, with translation MLVILWGLCCILTALLLERYWFRLCGYPRLKKQILSETENYAQPILKLKSYCQLDLKLQQQLPMMRVLISLCPLIGLLGTVTGMIQVFDGLSFNQSKLNPQLIAGGIAKATLPTMSGMAIAVFGLIFYTHLNRWSIRQRIALCQQTGVDDYL, from the coding sequence GTGCTCGTTATATTATGGGGACTCTGTTGCATATTGACGGCATTATTATTGGAACGTTACTGGTTTCGGTTATGCGGTTACCCTCGTTTGAAAAAGCAGATATTAAGCGAGACAGAAAACTATGCCCAACCCATTTTAAAACTTAAAAGCTATTGCCAACTCGATCTAAAACTCCAACAACAATTACCGATGATGCGAGTATTAATTAGCTTATGTCCTCTTATCGGCTTACTCGGAACGGTCACAGGAATGATTCAGGTCTTTGACGGACTGTCTTTCAATCAGAGCAAACTCAACCCACAACTGATTGCAGGCGGAATAGCCAAAGCCACATTGCCAACCATGTCAGGCATGGCCATTGCGGTTTTCGGTCTCATTTTTTATACCCATTTAAACCGCTGGAGCATACGCCAACGCATCGCTCTTTGCCAACAAACCGGAGTAGACGATTACCTATGA
- the tolR_2 gene encoding Tol-Pal system protein TolR, producing the protein MKRRHLFQSQQPEEAQIDLTPMLDIVFIMLIFFIVSTSFVQESGIQINRPVANHAGKQTQNAQVIGISANGQIWLNRQPIVQQLLSGALAKLKTSNPKIAIVIQADKRVLTGRLIQVIDTIRQQQIPYSIATQNGKVN; encoded by the coding sequence ATGAAACGCCGTCATCTATTTCAGTCACAGCAACCAGAAGAAGCTCAAATCGATCTGACGCCGATGCTAGACATCGTCTTCATCATGCTGATCTTTTTTATTGTATCAACATCGTTTGTTCAGGAATCTGGTATTCAGATTAATCGTCCGGTAGCCAATCACGCAGGAAAACAGACACAAAATGCACAAGTGATCGGAATTTCAGCGAATGGACAGATCTGGCTAAACCGTCAGCCAATTGTTCAACAGTTACTATCAGGAGCACTAGCCAAACTTAAAACGTCAAACCCGAAAATAGCTATTGTTATCCAAGCCGATAAAAGAGTTTTAACAGGACGCCTTATTCAGGTTATTGATACCATCCGACAACAACAAATTCCATATAGCATTGCAACTCAAAATGGAAAGGTAAATTAA